The following proteins are co-located in the Cupriavidus pauculus genome:
- a CDS encoding branched-chain amino acid ABC transporter permease, whose amino-acid sequence MDLSIAAILAQDGITSGAIYALLALALVLVFSVTRVIFIPQGEFVAYGALTLAAMQAGHAPQTTWLLLAMGVLTFLYDGVAVLRSPELRLTAPRRVLVLAGKYLLFPGAVHVLVQQYGGLPLPMAAQIALTLLIVIPLGPMLYRLAYQPLAEASTLVLLIVSVGVHFALVGLGLVMFGAEGSRTNPFSDARFEVGSLSVSGQSLWVVAVSGLLIAALYFYFERTLQGKALRATAVNRLGARLVGIGTTQAGRLSFTLAAAMGALCGILIAPLTTVYYESGFLVGLKGFVGAIVGGLASYPVAALGALLVGLLESYSSFWASAFKEVIVFTLIIPVLLWRSLTSKHVEEEE is encoded by the coding sequence TCGGTCACGCGCGTCATCTTCATTCCCCAGGGCGAGTTCGTGGCCTATGGCGCGCTGACGCTGGCCGCGATGCAGGCCGGCCACGCGCCGCAGACCACGTGGCTGCTGCTGGCGATGGGCGTGCTGACCTTTCTCTACGACGGCGTGGCCGTGCTGCGCAGCCCCGAGCTGCGGCTGACCGCGCCGCGCCGGGTGCTGGTGCTGGCCGGCAAGTACCTGCTGTTCCCGGGCGCGGTGCACGTGCTGGTGCAGCAGTACGGCGGCCTGCCGCTGCCGATGGCGGCGCAGATCGCGCTGACGCTGCTGATCGTGATTCCGCTCGGGCCCATGCTCTACAGGCTGGCCTACCAGCCGCTGGCCGAGGCCAGCACGCTGGTGCTGCTGATCGTGTCCGTCGGCGTGCATTTCGCGCTGGTGGGGCTGGGGCTGGTGATGTTCGGCGCAGAAGGGTCGCGTACCAACCCGTTCTCGGACGCGCGCTTCGAGGTGGGCAGCCTGAGCGTGTCTGGCCAGAGCCTGTGGGTGGTGGCGGTGTCCGGGCTGCTGATTGCCGCGCTGTACTTCTACTTCGAGCGCACGCTGCAGGGCAAGGCGCTGCGCGCGACGGCCGTGAACCGGCTGGGCGCGCGGCTGGTGGGCATCGGCACCACGCAGGCCGGGCGGCTGTCGTTCACGCTGGCGGCGGCCATGGGCGCGCTGTGCGGCATTCTGATCGCGCCGCTGACCACGGTCTACTACGAGTCGGGCTTCCTGGTGGGGCTCAAGGGCTTCGTGGGCGCCATCGTCGGCGGCCTGGCCAGCTATCCGGTGGCGGCGCTGGGTGCGCTGCTGGTGGGGCTGCTGGAGTCGTATTCGTCCTTCTGGGCCAGCGCGTTCAAGGAGGTCATCGTCTTCACGCTGATCATTCCCGTGCTGTTGTGGCGGTCGCTGACCAGCAAGCACGTCGAGGAAGAGGAGTAA
- a CDS encoding branched-chain amino acid ABC transporter ATP-binding protein/permease, producing the protein MTMLTNKPLQKDVPAQATPRVAGAARNRVVALVFVAVLALLPVLPTPEFWITLGNYIGLYSIVAIGLVLLTGVGGMTSFGQAAFVGLGAYSTAYLTTQFGLSPWLGLLVGLLITVASAYVIGLITMRMSGHYLPLATIAWGLSLFFLFGNLEFLGKYDGLNGIPVLSFLGIELQSGRSMFYLIWAVVLLAVVAMQNLLNSRPGRAIRALKGGGTMAEAMGVNTAWMKVVIFVVAAILACVSGFLYAHLQRAVNPTPFGLNYGIEYLFMAVVGGVGHVWGAVLGAGILTILKDVLQGLLPRLLGSTGNFEIIVFGVLLVLLLQYARDGIWPFLRRLMPSGPPVLAPTQADPLPVRKKPAAGELILDVRAARKQFGGLVAVNDVSFQVRAGEIIGLIGPNGAGKSTTFNLVTGVLPLTGGEVRYRGEVISGLPSREIVKRGVGRTFQHVHLLPTMTVLENVAIGAHLRGDFRAQGGVSAAILRMNRAEEQKLLFEARRQLERVGLADAMYMEAGSLALGQQRILEIARALCCDPALLLLDEPAAGLRYKEKQALADLLRKLRGEGMSVLLVEHDMDFVMNLTDRLVVMEFGTRIAEGVPADVQKDPAVLEAYLGGVE; encoded by the coding sequence ATGACGATGCTGACCAACAAGCCGCTGCAGAAGGACGTGCCCGCGCAGGCCACGCCGCGCGTGGCGGGGGCCGCGCGCAACCGCGTGGTGGCGCTGGTGTTCGTGGCGGTGCTGGCGCTGCTGCCGGTGCTGCCCACGCCCGAGTTCTGGATCACGCTGGGCAACTACATCGGGCTGTACAGCATCGTGGCCATCGGCCTGGTGCTGCTGACGGGCGTGGGCGGCATGACGTCGTTCGGGCAGGCGGCGTTCGTGGGGCTGGGCGCCTACAGCACCGCGTACCTGACCACGCAGTTCGGACTGTCGCCCTGGCTCGGGCTGCTGGTGGGGCTGCTGATCACGGTGGCGTCGGCCTATGTGATCGGGCTCATCACGATGCGGATGTCCGGCCACTACCTGCCGCTGGCGACCATTGCCTGGGGCCTGTCGCTGTTCTTCCTGTTCGGCAACCTGGAGTTCCTGGGCAAGTACGACGGCCTGAACGGCATTCCGGTGCTGTCGTTCCTGGGCATCGAGCTGCAGTCGGGGCGGTCGATGTTCTACCTGATCTGGGCCGTGGTGCTGCTGGCCGTGGTGGCCATGCAGAACCTGCTGAACTCGCGGCCCGGGCGCGCCATCCGCGCGCTCAAGGGCGGCGGCACGATGGCCGAGGCGATGGGCGTGAACACGGCCTGGATGAAGGTGGTGATCTTCGTCGTGGCGGCGATCCTGGCGTGCGTGTCGGGCTTCCTGTACGCCCATCTGCAGCGCGCGGTGAATCCCACCCCGTTCGGGCTCAACTACGGCATCGAGTACCTGTTCATGGCCGTGGTGGGCGGCGTGGGCCACGTGTGGGGTGCGGTGCTGGGCGCTGGCATCCTGACCATCCTCAAGGACGTGCTGCAGGGCCTGCTGCCGCGGCTGCTGGGCAGCACCGGCAACTTCGAGATCATCGTGTTCGGTGTGCTGCTGGTGCTGCTGCTGCAGTACGCGCGCGACGGCATCTGGCCGTTCCTGCGCCGGCTGATGCCGTCCGGGCCGCCGGTGCTGGCGCCCACCCAGGCCGACCCGCTGCCAGTGCGCAAGAAGCCGGCGGCCGGCGAGCTGATCCTCGACGTACGCGCCGCGCGCAAGCAGTTTGGCGGGCTGGTGGCCGTCAACGACGTGAGCTTCCAGGTGCGCGCGGGCGAGATCATCGGGCTGATCGGGCCGAACGGCGCGGGCAAGTCCACCACGTTCAACCTGGTGACCGGCGTGCTGCCGCTGACCGGCGGGGAAGTGCGCTATCGCGGCGAGGTCATCTCGGGGCTGCCGTCGCGCGAGATCGTCAAGCGCGGCGTGGGCCGGACGTTCCAGCACGTGCACCTGCTGCCGACGATGACCGTGCTGGAGAACGTGGCCATCGGCGCCCACCTGCGCGGCGACTTCCGCGCGCAGGGCGGGGTATCGGCCGCCATCCTGCGCATGAACCGCGCCGAGGAGCAGAAGCTGCTGTTCGAGGCACGCCGGCAACTGGAGCGCGTGGGGCTGGCCGATGCGATGTACATGGAAGCCGGCAGCCTGGCGCTGGGCCAGCAGCGCATCCTGGAGATCGCCCGCGCGCTGTGCTGCGACCCCGCGCTGCTGCTGCTCGACGAGCCGGCTGCCGGGCTGCGCTACAAGGAAAAGCAGGCGCTGGCCGACCTGCTGCGCAAGCTGCGCGGCGAAGGCATGAGCGTGCTGCTGGTGGAGCACGACATGGACTTCGTGATGAACCTGACCGACCGGCTCGTGGTGATGGAATTCGGCACGCGCATCGCCGAGGGCGTGCCGGCCGACGTGCAGAAGGACCCGGCCGTGCTGGAAGCGTACCTGGGCGGCGTGGAGTAA
- a CDS encoding ABC transporter ATP-binding protein, with translation MSLILEVGDLHVRYGKVEAVHGASLKVEAGKIVTVIGPNGAGKSTMLNAIMGALPVSGSASGTVRYLGHDMAGIPVEGRVARGMCLVPEKRELFATMSVEDNLQLGAFRRKRAGERNYLDQLEVVYALFPRLKERARQEAGTLSGGERQMLAVGRALMAKPQLLMLDEPSLGLAPLIVKEIFHIISNLRQTGVATLLIEQNARAALQVADYGYVIETGDMAMEGEASALASNPKVIETYLGLAKRAA, from the coding sequence ATGAGTCTGATTCTGGAGGTGGGCGACCTGCACGTCCGCTACGGCAAGGTCGAGGCGGTGCACGGCGCCAGCCTGAAGGTGGAGGCCGGCAAGATCGTCACCGTGATCGGGCCCAACGGCGCGGGCAAGTCGACGATGCTCAACGCGATCATGGGCGCGCTGCCCGTCAGTGGCTCGGCCAGCGGCACCGTGCGATACCTGGGGCACGACATGGCCGGCATTCCCGTGGAAGGGCGGGTGGCGCGCGGCATGTGCCTGGTGCCCGAGAAGCGCGAGCTGTTTGCGACGATGAGCGTCGAGGACAACCTGCAGCTTGGCGCCTTCCGCCGCAAGCGCGCCGGCGAGCGCAACTACCTGGACCAGCTGGAAGTGGTCTACGCGCTGTTCCCGCGCCTGAAGGAGCGGGCGCGGCAGGAAGCCGGCACGCTCTCCGGTGGCGAGCGCCAGATGCTGGCCGTCGGCCGCGCGCTGATGGCCAAGCCGCAACTGCTGATGCTGGACGAGCCCAGCCTGGGCCTGGCGCCGCTGATCGTGAAGGAAATCTTCCACATCATCAGCAACCTGCGCCAGACCGGCGTGGCGACGCTGCTGATCGAGCAGAACGCCCGGGCCGCGCTGCAGGTGGCGGACTACGGGTACGTGATCGAGACCGGCGACATGGCGATGGAAGGCGAGGCGTCCGCGCTGGCCAGCAACCCGAAGGTGATCGAAACGTACCTAGGGCTGGCGAAACGGGCCGCCTGA
- a CDS encoding LysR substrate-binding domain-containing protein has translation MRIRSPSMSELHAFATAARLGSFTRAAETLCVTQGAISRAIARLEAHFGQPLVHRNAHRLTLTEAGRAYLDAIADPLAALETASAAMFGEDRRHHLTLSAVPTLASVWLVPRLPDFHRQHPDIQLDFVPYRREEDFSGARPDAAILTGEASQWSGWQVDYVIGREMVPICHPARAHARQAAHLWKTPADLMAEPLLFHTTAPRNWQHWLQAAGVPDAAPTLARGFDQVSILLEAVKADMGVAVLQRCLVRDALQAGQVVAPFDLPITLSRGYFLCAPREKRDHPALAAFRSWLLGVAATDIAALMR, from the coding sequence ATGCGTATACGGTCTCCTTCGATGTCGGAACTGCACGCGTTTGCAACGGCCGCGCGGCTGGGCAGCTTCACGCGGGCGGCTGAAACGCTGTGCGTGACCCAGGGCGCCATCAGTCGCGCCATCGCCCGGCTGGAGGCCCATTTCGGCCAGCCGCTGGTCCATCGCAATGCCCACCGCCTGACGCTAACCGAGGCGGGGCGCGCCTATCTGGACGCCATCGCCGATCCGCTGGCCGCCTTGGAGACCGCCAGCGCCGCCATGTTCGGCGAGGATCGGCGCCACCATCTGACGCTTTCCGCCGTGCCGACGCTGGCCAGCGTATGGCTCGTGCCCCGCCTGCCCGACTTCCATCGCCAGCATCCGGACATCCAGCTGGACTTCGTCCCGTACCGCCGCGAGGAGGATTTTTCGGGTGCCCGGCCGGACGCCGCCATCCTGACCGGCGAGGCCAGCCAGTGGTCAGGCTGGCAGGTGGATTACGTGATCGGCCGCGAAATGGTGCCCATCTGCCACCCCGCCCGCGCCCACGCACGGCAGGCCGCGCATCTGTGGAAAACTCCGGCCGACCTGATGGCCGAACCGCTACTTTTCCACACAACTGCCCCCAGGAACTGGCAGCACTGGCTGCAGGCCGCGGGCGTACCCGATGCTGCGCCCACCCTGGCGCGCGGCTTCGACCAGGTGTCGATTTTGCTGGAGGCCGTGAAGGCCGATATGGGCGTGGCCGTTTTGCAGCGATGCCTTGTCAGGGATGCGTTGCAGGCCGGTCAGGTGGTGGCGCCGTTCGACCTGCCCATCACGCTGAGCCGGGGATATTTCCTCTGCGCGCCGCGCGAAAAGCGTGACCATCCGGCCCTGGCGGCCTTCCGTTCCTGGCTGCTGGGAGTTGCCGCCACCGATATCGCCGCACTGATGCGCTGA
- a CDS encoding Bug family tripartite tricarboxylate transporter substrate binding protein yields MKRAQNCRAQRRRLVFSTVLSTAVIATLGGVALPAAAQVTYPTKPIRLIVPFAAGGTTDLSARLVAEYAGRELGQTIVVDNKGGAGGSIGMEQVARSAPDGYTIGMATVSTHGSNPAVYPKLGYDPIKDFAPITNVAAIPSVFAVHPSVPAKTMQEFVALAKANPGKYTFASPGAGSLGHANIENFMMLAKIDLLHVPYKGAGLALNDALAGQVTAITDNLSTTLPHVKAGRLRALAVLGAQRSPQLPNVPTYAELGYKDMGDGGWFGIVAPAGTPQPVVDKLNAAIHKAMLNPEFKRKIEESGGTLVPTTPDQFKAQIQQAMARYARVAKAANIRLD; encoded by the coding sequence ATGAAGCGAGCCCAGAATTGCCGCGCGCAGCGTCGCCGGCTGGTGTTTTCCACAGTGTTGTCCACAGCCGTGATCGCCACGCTTGGCGGTGTGGCCCTGCCGGCTGCGGCGCAGGTTACCTACCCGACCAAGCCCATCCGCCTGATCGTGCCGTTTGCGGCCGGCGGCACCACCGACCTGTCGGCCCGCCTGGTGGCCGAGTACGCCGGGCGCGAGCTGGGCCAGACCATCGTGGTCGACAACAAGGGCGGGGCGGGCGGCTCCATCGGCATGGAGCAGGTGGCGCGCTCCGCGCCGGACGGCTACACCATCGGCATGGCCACGGTCAGCACACACGGCTCGAACCCGGCCGTCTATCCGAAGCTCGGCTATGACCCGATCAAGGATTTCGCGCCGATCACCAACGTAGCGGCCATCCCCAGCGTGTTCGCCGTGCATCCGAGCGTGCCGGCCAAGACGATGCAGGAATTCGTGGCGCTGGCCAAGGCCAACCCCGGCAAGTACACGTTTGCCTCGCCGGGCGCCGGATCGCTGGGCCACGCCAACATCGAGAACTTCATGATGCTGGCCAAGATCGACCTGCTGCACGTGCCGTACAAGGGCGCCGGCCTGGCGCTGAACGACGCGCTGGCAGGGCAGGTGACCGCGATCACCGACAACCTGTCGACCACGCTGCCCCACGTCAAGGCCGGCCGCCTGCGCGCGCTGGCCGTGCTGGGCGCGCAGCGGTCTCCGCAACTGCCCAACGTGCCGACCTACGCCGAGCTGGGCTACAAGGACATGGGCGACGGCGGCTGGTTCGGCATCGTCGCGCCGGCCGGCACGCCCCAGCCGGTGGTCGACAAGCTCAACGCCGCCATCCACAAGGCGATGCTGAACCCCGAGTTCAAGCGCAAGATCGAGGAATCGGGCGGCACGCTGGTGCCGACCACGCCGGACCAGTTCAAGGCGCAGATCCAGCAGGCGATGGCCCGCTACGCCCGCGTGGCCAAGGCCGCCAATATCCGCCTGGACTGA